A window of the Vanessa cardui chromosome 27, ilVanCard2.1, whole genome shotgun sequence genome harbors these coding sequences:
- the LOC124541060 gene encoding protein FAM214A isoform X1, with translation MHSNEPPPATGTGLLLQLGRLVVRARSSSPAPRRHHINPSTSQQVITQPKPDTDEPKPAVEAQLNSHVHALWNDQIPICIEVLLAPDCQECYASLSRVEEEGMYDKLHTQQKALLLERWTIRTITSKSHETPSAITPHWLLNAVRSQLHFSQLSAWKAIIKKTDDKPAERRRKLSRETCNFKKIEANCDETDLEERKLNVVYSIKIPGESYKIADFPRPPNGHKFPVTDIGNNIYLKVVLESLPRLDDIPVVKCTCQKRRAREEVPNVHDELVGKLNDLTLGPRSAKYPPDANIGSNGRRISIIPNQGIEYMYSCLDKDKKIVDDRMLTPCSESGKHKCSCDDESDDKTHKTNTLNAQETKKLDERRLKEIAKYKRRLRKESKLKKLCDSTSSEGDGLKAKETHTSIPILQAARFDRFRAIGCFRNQTYLTLPASRIESRSPFVETMSIPPTEFRRTNTVATQTEDMSCQCGNSLQMKCVGCLDRGMVRSEGNYNLASIESGARRKREEDEKAFKKHKCDNISSNSQCDISLDNSSDKCDGIIKRPKLRRYFPIVDRIEKVISDRFAQNNDIQELNLRDDDTVFSIPKPEPKRQKTFSISDDYVLYEKCDYGTFDKCEVESPREEIEQNGFKFPDPKKGGPDNQVPSPTEMDRFRWRFDSAASMVFHNKTGLPLTSSPAPLRRGNNCFDFDDSINGVSGIKSALFHPVSGGEAPSPARAPPRAAPRPRLGPSAGLLGSFEESALKGRLEPVATVQGFAAELGASGAFCPPHRRLPVTVFFYAPGGTNAPYMGHINLGPGGYRVARSGTVQVSLFNPHGTLVKMFVVLYDLTSMPPLARTFLRQRTLYMPAGADPPAPHHMHKWLRYLIHLRFMTSKSGKLYLHTDIRILVSRKADLDTATAHSALFRPLPTNQNKDDEVASSSTNRSTDRDGRDAPDNQKPGLLTNRTPNRVFGGCSDFDTEIKNEMRDFGYENQNGVSYELRSFTYAPENPKYSPR, from the exons ATGCACAGTAACGAACCCCCCCCAGCGACGGGAACGGGGCTGCTGCTCCAGCTGGGCCGGCTTGTGGTGCGCGCTCGCAGCTCCAGCCCCGCGCCCCGACGCCACCATATCAACCCCTCCACTAGCCAACAG GTGATTACCCAACCGAAGCCGGACACGGACGAGCCCAAACCAGCAGTCGAAGCTCAACTCAACAGCCATGTCCACGCTCTATGGAATGACCAGATACCCATCTGTATTGAG GTGCTGCTAGCTCCGGATTGTCAAGAGTGCTACGCCTCCCTCAGCCGAGTGGAAGAGGAGGGCATGTATGACAAGCTTCACACACAGCAGAAGGCATTGCTGCTCGAACGATGGACTATAAGGACTATTACTAGCAA AAGCCATGAGACACCGTCGGCTATTACCCCCCACTGGTTACTGAACGCGGTTCGCTCCCAGCTACACTTCTCCCAACTGTCAGCTTGGAAGGCCATCATCAAGAAGACCGATGACAAACCTGCTGAGAGAAG GAGAAAGCTGAGCCGCGAAACGtgcaactttaaaaaaatagaagcaAACTGTGACGAAACAGATCTCGAAGAACGCAAGCTAAACGTCGTCTACTCCATAAAAATACCCGGGGAGAGCTACAAGATAGCCGACTTCCCGAGACCACCCAACGGCCACAAGTTTCCGGTAACGGATATCGGGAACAACATCTATCTGAAAGTGGTCTTGGAGAGTCTGCCACGCTTAGACGATATACCAGTAGTTAAATGTACCTGCCAGAAGAGGAGAGCCAGAGAGGAAGTGCCCAATGTGCACGACGAGCTCGTGGGCAAACTGAATGATCTCACTCTGGGCCCAAGGAGCGCCAAGTACCCGCCCGACGCCAACATCGGATCGAATGGAAGACGCATATCTATCATTCCCAACCAAGGCATCGAATACATGTACTCCTGTCTCGACAAGGACAAGAAGATCGTCGACGACAGGATGTTGACGCCGTGCAGCGAAAGCGGGAAGCACAAATGCAGCTGCGACGACGAATCCGACGACAAAACCCACAAGACCAACACCCTGAACGCCCAGGAAACGAAGAAGCTCGACGAACGGAGACTGAAAGAGATAGCCAAATACAAACGCCGTTTGAGGAAAGAGAGTAAACTAAAAAAGCTCTGTGATAGCACGTCGTCGGAAGGCGACGGTTTAAAGGCTAAGGAAACACATACGTCCATACCGATATTACAGGCGGCTAGGTTCGACAGGTTCCGAGCGATCGGCTGCTTCAGGAATCAGACATATTTGACGCTACCAGCCAGTCGCATTGAGAGCCGGTCGCCTTTCGTCGAGACCATGAGCATACCACCGACGGAGTTCAGAAGGACCAACACAGTGGCGACCCAGACGGAGGACATGTCGTGTCAGTGCGGCAACTCGCTCCAGATGAAGTGCGTCGGGTGTTTGGACAGGGGGATGGTCAGGTCGGAGGGAAACTACAACCTGGCGTCCATCGAGAGCGGGGCGAGGCGGAAACGCGAGGAGGACGAGAAAGCGTTTAAGAAGCATAAATGTGATAATATTAGCAGTAATTCACAGTGTGATATAAGTTTAGATAATTCTAGTGATAAGTGTGACGGCATTATAAAGAGGCCAAAGTTGAGACGTTACTTCCCGATTGTGGACCGTATCGAGAAGGTTATAAGTGACAGATTCGCGCAAAACAACGATATACAGGAATTGAATTTGAGGGACGATGACACGGTTTTCTCTATACCGAAACCAGAACCGAAACGACAGAAGACCTTCTCGATAAGCGACGATTACGTCCTTTACGAGAAATGCGACTACGGTACCTTTGACAAGTGCGAAGTCGAATCCCCTAGGGAGGAAATCGAACAGAATGGCTTTAAGTTTCCCGATCCCAAAAAGGGTGGGCCCGACAATCAAGTGCCTTCGCCCACGGAAATGGATCGATTTCGATGGAGGTTCGATTCTGCAGCGTCTATGGTGTTTCACAATAAGACGGGACTCCCCCTAACGTCCAGTCCCGCCCCCCTGAGAAGAGGAAACAATTGTTTTGATTTCGATGATTCGATTAACGGCGTGTCTGGTATTAAGAG CGCGCTGTTCCACCCGGTGTCGGGGGGCGAAGCGCCGTCGCCCGCGCGCGCTCCGCCCCGCGCAGCGCCGCGCCCACGCCTGGGCCCGAGCGCGGGGCTGCTGGGCAGCTTCGAGGAGTCTGCGCTGAAGGGGCGCCTGGAGCCTGTGGCCACGGTGCAGGGCTTCGCGGCCGAGCTTGGCGCGTCGGGCGCCTTCTGCCCGCCGCACCGCCGCCTGCCAGTAACAGTTTTCTTCTACGCGCCCGGCGGCACCAACGCGCCCTACATG GGGCACATCAACCTGGGCCCGGGGGGCTACCGCGTGGCGCGCTCGGGCACGGTGCAGGTGTCGCTTTTCAACCCCCACGGCACGTTGGTCAAGATGTTTGTCGTGCTGTACGATCTGACCAGCATGCCGCCGCTGGCGCGCACGTTCCTGCGCCAGCGCACGCTGTACATGCCGGCCGGCGCCGACCCCCCCGCCCCCCACCACATGCACAAGTGGCTCCGGTACCTGATACATCTGAG ATTTATGACTTCAAAATCTGGAAAACTGTACCTGCACACCGATATCAGGATACTGGTATCCCGCAAAGCCGATTTAGACACGGCTACCGCACATTCCGCACTATTCCGCCCCCTGCCGACCAATCAGAACAAGGACGACGAGGTCGCGTCATCGTCGACCAATAGGAGCACGGATCGCGACGGCCGCGACGCGCCGGACAATCAGAAGCCGGGATTATTGACCAATCGCACGCCGAACAGAGTTTTTGGCGGCTGCAGCGATTTCGACACCGAGATAAAGAATGAAATGCGCGATTTCGGTTACGAGAATCAAAATGGCGTCTCGTACGAACTGAGAAGTTTCACATACGCCCCAGAGAATCCTAAATATTCGCCGCGATAA
- the LOC124541060 gene encoding protein FAM214A isoform X2 — MHSNEPPPATGTGLLLQLGRLVVRARSSSPAPRRHHINPSTSQQVITQPKPDTDEPKPAVEAQLNSHVHALWNDQIPICIEVLLAPDCQECYASLSRVEEEGMYDKLHTQQKALLLERWTIRTITSNHETPSAITPHWLLNAVRSQLHFSQLSAWKAIIKKTDDKPAERRRKLSRETCNFKKIEANCDETDLEERKLNVVYSIKIPGESYKIADFPRPPNGHKFPVTDIGNNIYLKVVLESLPRLDDIPVVKCTCQKRRAREEVPNVHDELVGKLNDLTLGPRSAKYPPDANIGSNGRRISIIPNQGIEYMYSCLDKDKKIVDDRMLTPCSESGKHKCSCDDESDDKTHKTNTLNAQETKKLDERRLKEIAKYKRRLRKESKLKKLCDSTSSEGDGLKAKETHTSIPILQAARFDRFRAIGCFRNQTYLTLPASRIESRSPFVETMSIPPTEFRRTNTVATQTEDMSCQCGNSLQMKCVGCLDRGMVRSEGNYNLASIESGARRKREEDEKAFKKHKCDNISSNSQCDISLDNSSDKCDGIIKRPKLRRYFPIVDRIEKVISDRFAQNNDIQELNLRDDDTVFSIPKPEPKRQKTFSISDDYVLYEKCDYGTFDKCEVESPREEIEQNGFKFPDPKKGGPDNQVPSPTEMDRFRWRFDSAASMVFHNKTGLPLTSSPAPLRRGNNCFDFDDSINGVSGIKSALFHPVSGGEAPSPARAPPRAAPRPRLGPSAGLLGSFEESALKGRLEPVATVQGFAAELGASGAFCPPHRRLPVTVFFYAPGGTNAPYMGHINLGPGGYRVARSGTVQVSLFNPHGTLVKMFVVLYDLTSMPPLARTFLRQRTLYMPAGADPPAPHHMHKWLRYLIHLRFMTSKSGKLYLHTDIRILVSRKADLDTATAHSALFRPLPTNQNKDDEVASSSTNRSTDRDGRDAPDNQKPGLLTNRTPNRVFGGCSDFDTEIKNEMRDFGYENQNGVSYELRSFTYAPENPKYSPR; from the exons ATGCACAGTAACGAACCCCCCCCAGCGACGGGAACGGGGCTGCTGCTCCAGCTGGGCCGGCTTGTGGTGCGCGCTCGCAGCTCCAGCCCCGCGCCCCGACGCCACCATATCAACCCCTCCACTAGCCAACAG GTGATTACCCAACCGAAGCCGGACACGGACGAGCCCAAACCAGCAGTCGAAGCTCAACTCAACAGCCATGTCCACGCTCTATGGAATGACCAGATACCCATCTGTATTGAG GTGCTGCTAGCTCCGGATTGTCAAGAGTGCTACGCCTCCCTCAGCCGAGTGGAAGAGGAGGGCATGTATGACAAGCTTCACACACAGCAGAAGGCATTGCTGCTCGAACGATGGACTATAAGGACTATTACTAGCAA CCATGAGACACCGTCGGCTATTACCCCCCACTGGTTACTGAACGCGGTTCGCTCCCAGCTACACTTCTCCCAACTGTCAGCTTGGAAGGCCATCATCAAGAAGACCGATGACAAACCTGCTGAGAGAAG GAGAAAGCTGAGCCGCGAAACGtgcaactttaaaaaaatagaagcaAACTGTGACGAAACAGATCTCGAAGAACGCAAGCTAAACGTCGTCTACTCCATAAAAATACCCGGGGAGAGCTACAAGATAGCCGACTTCCCGAGACCACCCAACGGCCACAAGTTTCCGGTAACGGATATCGGGAACAACATCTATCTGAAAGTGGTCTTGGAGAGTCTGCCACGCTTAGACGATATACCAGTAGTTAAATGTACCTGCCAGAAGAGGAGAGCCAGAGAGGAAGTGCCCAATGTGCACGACGAGCTCGTGGGCAAACTGAATGATCTCACTCTGGGCCCAAGGAGCGCCAAGTACCCGCCCGACGCCAACATCGGATCGAATGGAAGACGCATATCTATCATTCCCAACCAAGGCATCGAATACATGTACTCCTGTCTCGACAAGGACAAGAAGATCGTCGACGACAGGATGTTGACGCCGTGCAGCGAAAGCGGGAAGCACAAATGCAGCTGCGACGACGAATCCGACGACAAAACCCACAAGACCAACACCCTGAACGCCCAGGAAACGAAGAAGCTCGACGAACGGAGACTGAAAGAGATAGCCAAATACAAACGCCGTTTGAGGAAAGAGAGTAAACTAAAAAAGCTCTGTGATAGCACGTCGTCGGAAGGCGACGGTTTAAAGGCTAAGGAAACACATACGTCCATACCGATATTACAGGCGGCTAGGTTCGACAGGTTCCGAGCGATCGGCTGCTTCAGGAATCAGACATATTTGACGCTACCAGCCAGTCGCATTGAGAGCCGGTCGCCTTTCGTCGAGACCATGAGCATACCACCGACGGAGTTCAGAAGGACCAACACAGTGGCGACCCAGACGGAGGACATGTCGTGTCAGTGCGGCAACTCGCTCCAGATGAAGTGCGTCGGGTGTTTGGACAGGGGGATGGTCAGGTCGGAGGGAAACTACAACCTGGCGTCCATCGAGAGCGGGGCGAGGCGGAAACGCGAGGAGGACGAGAAAGCGTTTAAGAAGCATAAATGTGATAATATTAGCAGTAATTCACAGTGTGATATAAGTTTAGATAATTCTAGTGATAAGTGTGACGGCATTATAAAGAGGCCAAAGTTGAGACGTTACTTCCCGATTGTGGACCGTATCGAGAAGGTTATAAGTGACAGATTCGCGCAAAACAACGATATACAGGAATTGAATTTGAGGGACGATGACACGGTTTTCTCTATACCGAAACCAGAACCGAAACGACAGAAGACCTTCTCGATAAGCGACGATTACGTCCTTTACGAGAAATGCGACTACGGTACCTTTGACAAGTGCGAAGTCGAATCCCCTAGGGAGGAAATCGAACAGAATGGCTTTAAGTTTCCCGATCCCAAAAAGGGTGGGCCCGACAATCAAGTGCCTTCGCCCACGGAAATGGATCGATTTCGATGGAGGTTCGATTCTGCAGCGTCTATGGTGTTTCACAATAAGACGGGACTCCCCCTAACGTCCAGTCCCGCCCCCCTGAGAAGAGGAAACAATTGTTTTGATTTCGATGATTCGATTAACGGCGTGTCTGGTATTAAGAG CGCGCTGTTCCACCCGGTGTCGGGGGGCGAAGCGCCGTCGCCCGCGCGCGCTCCGCCCCGCGCAGCGCCGCGCCCACGCCTGGGCCCGAGCGCGGGGCTGCTGGGCAGCTTCGAGGAGTCTGCGCTGAAGGGGCGCCTGGAGCCTGTGGCCACGGTGCAGGGCTTCGCGGCCGAGCTTGGCGCGTCGGGCGCCTTCTGCCCGCCGCACCGCCGCCTGCCAGTAACAGTTTTCTTCTACGCGCCCGGCGGCACCAACGCGCCCTACATG GGGCACATCAACCTGGGCCCGGGGGGCTACCGCGTGGCGCGCTCGGGCACGGTGCAGGTGTCGCTTTTCAACCCCCACGGCACGTTGGTCAAGATGTTTGTCGTGCTGTACGATCTGACCAGCATGCCGCCGCTGGCGCGCACGTTCCTGCGCCAGCGCACGCTGTACATGCCGGCCGGCGCCGACCCCCCCGCCCCCCACCACATGCACAAGTGGCTCCGGTACCTGATACATCTGAG ATTTATGACTTCAAAATCTGGAAAACTGTACCTGCACACCGATATCAGGATACTGGTATCCCGCAAAGCCGATTTAGACACGGCTACCGCACATTCCGCACTATTCCGCCCCCTGCCGACCAATCAGAACAAGGACGACGAGGTCGCGTCATCGTCGACCAATAGGAGCACGGATCGCGACGGCCGCGACGCGCCGGACAATCAGAAGCCGGGATTATTGACCAATCGCACGCCGAACAGAGTTTTTGGCGGCTGCAGCGATTTCGACACCGAGATAAAGAATGAAATGCGCGATTTCGGTTACGAGAATCAAAATGGCGTCTCGTACGAACTGAGAAGTTTCACATACGCCCCAGAGAATCCTAAATATTCGCCGCGATAA